The proteins below come from a single Maylandia zebra isolate NMK-2024a linkage group LG23, Mzebra_GT3a, whole genome shotgun sequence genomic window:
- the LOC143415173 gene encoding uncharacterized protein LOC143415173, which yields MEQGMMDAERGRVIHRRKRTGTLAVVVAVQNVVVAACLIATLFLYLDFPKDTSTDTIVHIEFEPLTVPLGNMTLKFKEIASKYKMDVNTDKNKIDITCKGPYIWYMDVCYKSLTNGMVTTGILQLKMDDTVVSNVTLTVSDVLDVCRGHQSVVYLRANTKSSLDLNQIDGFKVLNVTVGLSYLLGKRCEF from the exons ATGGAACAGGGGATGATGGATGCTGAGAGAGGTCGTGTGATCCACCGGAGAAAGCGCACAGGGACACTCGCGGTGGTGGTCGCCGTGCAGAACGTGGTCGTGGCCGCCTGCCTGATAGCCACTCTTTTCCTTTACTTGGACTTCCCGAAGGAT ACGTCAACTGACACGATTGTGCACATAGAGTTTGAACCTTTAACAG tcccCCTAGGAAACATGACACTGAAGTTTAAGGAAATTGCAAGCAAGTACAAAATGGATGTAAATACGGATAAAAATAAGATCGACATCACATGCAAGGGGCCCTACATTTGGTATATGGATGTGTGCTACAAGTCGTTGACAAATGGGATGGTGACCACAGGGATACTGCAGCTGAAGATGGATGATACTGTTGTCAGTAACGTCACACTGACTGTTTCAGATGTGTTAGATGTCTGCAGGGGGCACCAGAGCGTAGTTTATCTCAGGGCAAACACGAAGTCTAGTCTGGACTTGAACCAAATAGATGGTTTCAAGGTCTTGAATGTGACCGTGGGCCTAAGCTATCTGCTGGGAAAAAGGTGTGAATTCTGA